From a region of the Marmota flaviventris isolate mMarFla1 chromosome 13, mMarFla1.hap1, whole genome shotgun sequence genome:
- the Ntmt1 gene encoding N-terminal Xaa-Pro-Lys N-methyltransferase 1 isoform X2: protein MVDMTEDFLAKAKSYLGEEGKRVRNYFCCGLQDFRPEPGSYDVIWIQWVIGHLTDQHLAEFLRRCKQGLRPNGIIVIKDNMAQEGVILDDVDSSVCRDLDVVRRIIRSAGLNLLAEERQENLPDEIYHVYSFALR from the exons ATGGTCGACATGACAGAGGACTTTCTGGCCAAAGCCAAGAGCTACCTGGGGGAAGAAGGCAAGAGGGTGAGGAACTACTTCTGCTGCGGTCTGCAGGACTTCAGGCCGGAGCCGGGCTCTTATGATGTGATCTGGATCCAGTGGGTGATAG GCCACCTGACTGATCAGCATCTGGCCGAGTTCCTACGGCGCTGTAAGCAGGGCCTCCGCCCCAACGGCATCATCGTCATCAAAGACAACATGGCCCAGGAGGGCGTGATCCTGGACGATGTGGACAGCAGCGTATGCCGGGACCTTGATGTGGTCCGCAGGATCATCCGCAGTGCAGGCCTCAATCTCCTGGCTGAGGAGCGACAGGAGAACCTCCCTGACGAGATCTACCATGTCTACAGCTTTGCCCTGAGATGA
- the Ntmt1 gene encoding N-terminal Xaa-Pro-Lys N-methyltransferase 1 isoform X1: MTSEVIEDEKQFYSKAKTYWKQIPPTVDGMLGGYGHISNIDLSSSRKFLQRFLREGPNKTGTSCALDCGAGIGRITKRLLLPLFKVVDMVDMTEDFLAKAKSYLGEEGKRVRNYFCCGLQDFRPEPGSYDVIWIQWVIGHLTDQHLAEFLRRCKQGLRPNGIIVIKDNMAQEGVILDDVDSSVCRDLDVVRRIIRSAGLNLLAEERQENLPDEIYHVYSFALR; encoded by the exons ATGACGAGCGAGGTGATAGAAGACGAGAAGCAGTTCTACTCGAAGGCCAAGACGTACTGGAAGCAGATCCCACCCACGGTGGACGGCATGCTTGGGGGGTATGGCCACATCTCCAACATCGACCTCAGCAGCTCCCGGAAGTTCCTGCAGAGGTTCCTGAGG GAAGGCCCGAACAAGACAGGAACTTCCTGTGCCCTGGACTGTGGAGCTGGCATTGGGAGGATCACCAAGCGGCTGCTTCTGCCACTATTTAAAGTGGTGGATATGGTCGACATGACAGAGGACTTTCTGGCCAAAGCCAAGAGCTACCTGGGGGAAGAAGGCAAGAGGGTGAGGAACTACTTCTGCTGCGGTCTGCAGGACTTCAGGCCGGAGCCGGGCTCTTATGATGTGATCTGGATCCAGTGGGTGATAG GCCACCTGACTGATCAGCATCTGGCCGAGTTCCTACGGCGCTGTAAGCAGGGCCTCCGCCCCAACGGCATCATCGTCATCAAAGACAACATGGCCCAGGAGGGCGTGATCCTGGACGATGTGGACAGCAGCGTATGCCGGGACCTTGATGTGGTCCGCAGGATCATCCGCAGTGCAGGCCTCAATCTCCTGGCTGAGGAGCGACAGGAGAACCTCCCTGACGAGATCTACCATGTCTACAGCTTTGCCCTGAGATGA